The Obesumbacterium proteus DNA window AATGCTGGATCTGCAAAAAGCGCAGACCGTGGGGGGGCAAATCTACCTTCAACGAAGCCTATGCGGGTTTAGTCGGCACGGTCGGTAACCAAACCAACAGCGCGAAAGTAGACAGCACCGCACAGGGCAACGTGGTGAAACAGTTGGCTTTGCAGCAGCAGTCGGTTTCAGGTGTAAACCTCGATGAAGAGTACGGCAATCTGATGCGTTTCCAGCAGTATTATCAGGCAAATGCTCAGGTTATTCAGACGGCGACGACGCTATTTAGCGCTCTGCTTAGTATTCGATAAGAAGGATGTTATTCCATGCGTCTTAGCACCAGCATGATGTACCAACAGAATATGGGTGGTATCACCGATGCACAGTCTGAATGGCAGCGCGTCGGTCAACAGCTCTCCAGCGGCAAGCGAGTCATCAACCCTTCAGACGATCCGCTAGCGGCATCGCAGCTGGTTGGTTTGAAGCAGTCTCAGGCTCAAAACGACCAGTATACGATGGCGCGTGGCTATGCGCGTCAAGGCGTATCGCTGGAAGAGAGCGTTTTGCAGCAGGTGACATCTTCCCTGCAAGATGCGACGCCGGTATTGGTTGACGGCGCGTCTTCAGGCAGCAAAAGTGATGACGACCGTGCTTCTATCGCTAAACAGTTGGAAGGTATTCGCGATCAGTTACTGAATCTGGCCAACAGCACCGACGGCAATGGCCGCTACGTGTTTGCCGGTTTCAAAAATGATACCGCGCCTTTCACTAAAGTGACCGATCCGGCGACCGGCAGCGTGACCGTCACCTATAAAGGTGGTGATACCGCAGTGACGCAAAAAGTTGATGCCGCACGCGATATGACCATCAGCCACACCGGTTCCGATGTTTTCCAACAGGCATCCAGCAACCCGGTAAAAGAACCTGATGGCTCAGTGAATAGCGATATCTTTAGCACCTTGCAAAAGGCGATTGATGCGCTGAAAACCCCGATTGCAGGCGCGGATGA harbors:
- the flgL gene encoding flagellar hook-associated protein FlgL, giving the protein MRLSTSMMYQQNMGGITDAQSEWQRVGQQLSSGKRVINPSDDPLAASQLVGLKQSQAQNDQYTMARGYARQGVSLEESVLQQVTSSLQDATPVLVDGASSGSKSDDDRASIAKQLEGIRDQLLNLANSTDGNGRYVFAGFKNDTAPFTKVTDPATGSVTVTYKGGDTAVTQKVDAARDMTISHTGSDVFQQASSNPVKEPDGSVNSDIFSTLQKAIDALKTPIAGADETVKKGVSDALDSANRGLRNTLNNVSQVRAELGTNLKELDSLDAVGSERAMTHTSRISQTQDVDWYQAISDYSLRQVSLQASYKAFTDMQGMSLFQMIR